A stretch of DNA from Arachis hypogaea cultivar Tifrunner chromosome 19, arahy.Tifrunner.gnm2.J5K5, whole genome shotgun sequence:
tgaacaagaagacagaggaaagcagagattcagaagacaaagcatctccaaaactccaacatattctccattactgtatacaagtataatttgtgttctggcccttttactttttacaattcaaactaaaaattatcagtgatattatatcctgactaagagttacaagataaccatagcttgcttcaagccaacaatctccgtgggatcgacccttactcacgtagggtattacttagacgacccagtgcacttgctggttagttgtgcgaagttgtaagaaagtaatgtgaacattgacatcacaatttcgtgcaccaccttacTATTAGTCAGAGGTCCATCATCGACAAACTCTTTTGTGAGAATCAAAATTCCACAACATCCTATGACGTAGCACACTTACAATTTTCACCTTCCATGTTCTGAAAATACATCCTAAAGAACTAACATATCGCTTTCTATATCTACCCTACCTATTACAAATCGGATTGATAACCCTACCCAACCGAATGAGATCAGATTGAGTACAGGCCAGATAGGGTGCACGTTACAATCCATACCCAAAACCAATCTTCCACACCCAAGTTTCAACGGCTGCTAACTACGCTAACCGCCATTTATTAACGCCAACCAATAATCATTTTCTAATAAGCAAAATATCTCTCTTGACAAATTTTAAACATGTATTCTACCTTCCTTTAATTAAATTATTCCTTACCTGCTTGATACATgccactaataaaataaaaaataattcaaaaaaaggcATCGACGAGCTTAAAATGCAACAAATTGAGTAAAAATAGGCATAAACCCCGTAAAAATCACTCGTCAATTTGTTATTTCAAGTTGAAGGCAACTTGAACTTTCTCACTTACACTCTTCACAAACCAAAGCCAATACCCAAAGCATTCATTCCCCTCTGTCTATATAAACCTAATTCCTCATAGACACCAATTTCTGTCCGTGGGTGTTTTACCGTTTTAGCCATTCCgctaaaacaataaataaataaagcacgAAACCATGGAACCGCCATTGCAGTCGCAACAGCAACTATCACCGCCGCAAACTTCGCCGCGCTCAACCACTATCCTCGGCAAGTACCAGCTCACGCGCCTCCTCGGCCGCGGAAGCTTCGCCAAGGTCTACCAGGCGCTCACGCTTTCCGATGGCTCCACCGTAGCAGTCAAAATCATTGATAAATCCAAGACGGTGGACGCCGCCATGGAGCCACGCATCGTTCGCGAGATCGCCGCCATGCGCCGCCTCCACGACCACCCTAACATCCTCAAGATCCACGAGGTCATGGCTACCAGGACCAAGATCCACCTCGTCGTCGAGTTCGCCGCTGGCGGGGAGCTATTCGCCAAGATCCTCCGCCGCGGACCGCTTCCGGAGCAAGCGGCGAGGCGGTACTTCCAGCAGCTGGTCTCTGCGCTCCGGTTCTGCCACCGTAACGGCGTTGCACACCGAGACCTTAAGCCGCAGAATCTCCTCCTCGACGCCGCCGGAAACCTGAAGGTCTCCGATTTCGGCCTCTCCGCACTTCCGGAACAGCTCAACAACGGCCTCCTACAAACCGCATGCGGAACTCCGGCTTACACCGCGCCGGAGATACTCCGCCGCCGTGGAAACTCCGCCGGATACGACGGCTCAAAGGCAGACGCCTGGTCTTGCGGCCTTGTCCTTTACAATCTCCTCGCTGGAAGCCTCCCGTTCAACGACTCAAACATTCCGGAGATGTGCCGGAAGATTTCCCGGCGAGATTACCGGTTCCCAGAGTGGATATCGAAACCTGCGCGTTTCGTTATCTACCGGTTACTCGACCCGAACCCGGAAACTCGCATGAGTGTAGAAGCTCTCTACCAGAATTCATGGTTCAAGAAATATTTAAAACCCGAACCCGAGGAGAGTGTATTCGGCTCGGATCCTTATTATGAGAGTTCTTGCAAAGGGATTAACAATAAAGGAATGAATGCGTTTGATATCATTTCTCTGTCTTCGGGTTTGGACTTGAGGGGGTTGTTTGAAACAACGTCCTTTGGGAATAGGAGGGAGAAGAGGTTTACTTCAGATGCTAAGGCAGAGGTGGTAGAGGCGAAGGTGAAGGAAATTGgcggggttttagggtttagggttgaggtcGGAAAGAACGGAGCGATTGGGTTGAGGAAAGGGAAGGTGGTGTTGGTGGTCGAGGTTCTTGAGATTGTAGAGGGTGAGTTGCTGATGGTGGATGTGAGGGTGGTTGAAGGTGGTTTCGAGTTTGAGGAGCTTCATTGGAGGGACTTGAAAGATGGGTTGCAAGATGTTGTGCTTTCTTGGCATAGTGAATCGCCACTGCTACCACAGTCACCATAGTGATTAGTGAATGATTGGTGAAAGTTTCTACTGGAATTAAGATATCATGGTTCTTATGCTCAAGTTGCTGCAATTTTCGGATATGGACCGTGAGTTGTTCTCATCGGGTGATGTGAGTATGAAGGACTGATTAATTAGTCAATtagttgattaattaattaacgaCAGAATTGCAGACCCGGTTGATGGAGAACGAAAACTCAAGCTAAGCGCAGGCTGAAGCTGATGAATTCATGAGTGCGATTGTGCTGTGATACGCTGAAAAAATGACTCTTTGTGCTAGCTAGGTGGAAAATATAGGTAACTATAGCTTATAGGTATGTTACTTGTGTTTTGGTATGTACATGAGAATCAATGGTGTCTAATGTCTTTGTGTTGGAGTCCATGGTAAAAATTTTTGTACGTTTCTCTTGTGTTAAGAGTGTTAGACTCTTAGCTAATAATGAATGATAATATCTAATTAGATCCTCCTCTGTACTTTCCATTTTTTAAGTTGTACTCTGTTCAGTATTATAGTTCCTACTAAAATATGAATATACTCTTGCCTGTGTATCTTCTGGCATATTATTTGCCTTCTTTTACACATGCGTGGGGAATTATACTAGTTTGTTGGtttgtttctttatttgtttttagGGGGGCCAAGGCGACGAGTGGCGCGGTGAACACCATCAAAATCGTGTGTCGAAGGTTTCACGAATGGAGGGACATTTTCGGTGTATGACAAGGAAAGTAGGAGTCATCCCTTGCCATCTTCAGACTCTCAAAATAACGACCTATGAAACACTGATCACCAAATTCTCAAATAGCAAAATGATTCCCTCCCAAATGAGAATTGATAATTACTCGATAAGAATTATAATTCGACTTAATTGTTCATTATTGGTTATAATTCTGccttaattataattcatttttAGTTTGTAATCAAcgattttattagttattattgctGATTTAATGACCAAATGGTTGTAACATCAATATTTTTCACCAACTTAATGTCTATATAAAGCACTTTCTATCTCTCATTAAAGAAAATTTATGAACTTTTTACAAATTAATAtcatatcttatatttttatgttctCAATTCTAACATTTTATATTCAGAATTCTTATATACATCTTTTGTAGGTACTTCTTCACCTATCCTTGATTCGATTCCAACTATAATCACTGAAGAACTTCTGAGTTACCATTTCAACTCCAGCCATGTGCTCTATGGAAAAGGGTTTAGATGGCAAACAATTAAACTACACATCGAAAAAATATTACCGACATCAGAACAAGAATAAATAAGTGATTATAACAGaataaatatttcttttaaaaaaattcgtCCAAACCCCTAATGACCTTTTGTTGTACATATGAAAAATGCTCGAACATAAATTTACTACTCATGAGTCATGAATACCCTTTTgagtagttttcgaaaaaaaggaaagaaattggaCGTCATATGAATATTTATAACAATTTTGTGAACATTTAAGAATTTGTTCAAGATCTAAATATGAATGAATACAATTTATTAGAAGGAATATCAACTCCCATAGATATAATCTTTTCAACTATATTATGTCTACATtaaaaaatcaatcactaaaattaattattaatataaaatatatattaaaaataaattaaataataaatatatttatatacaaatatataatgattaattttatgttACAAATAACGCTTTTTAAATCTTCCATGACGAAAGACAAATAAtaaaggcaaatagcagaaggaCTACTCCGTATTCATTCCTACCCATCCATGATATATACAAGACATCAAGTTGTATAGTATATATAATACAATAAGACATGATTGAAGGAGAgaataaaaatagttaataattagagTCATTATTCACCAATATTAATGTGTGGTTGGGAACATTTCACTACTTAGTTGACAAAGTATTCAATGGAACTCTATGAAAATTTTATtgaatgaaaattttcaaaatacttACAAATTTGTCACATCCTACTATCCTATATTTATTCATTGTGAACAAAAATTTCTTAAGAATACTTGAAGCTTAAGTTAAAGTAACATACCAGACAGCAGAGACATTCTTTACCCGAAGACGTACAGCCCTTCACCCCGGGCAGCAGCTGTCCGCGACGAGGATTACATATGTTTATTTTGAGGTATTAGAACAGATATTATGAAACTGAGActtagtattatatttattaatttagaaattaatattaaaattttagtttttatctttaaaattttaatattttagtatttttaaaaaatagaatagagaagaataaaattttttaaaatagaaactgaaattttaataatattttgtatttaaaatattcttattttaattaattaattctaattttattctttgtgcaaattaaattaagacttcattcttatttcaatttctatcttctattttacacTAAATACAATACTaaaacttattttaatttttgtctctcaGATTCAATCTTAATCTTTTTATCTTTGTCTCTCTTTCAAACGCTACCATAAAGATGTGTTCATATAAAGATTACATTGTAAACCGTTATTATTTGTTCGTAAACGAGTTATATTATGGGTCGGATCTAACAATAATAAGAATTGTATGGGAGGCTGATTGTATCCCTTTTCATTGGCTGGTAATCATGAAGAAAGGGGACGTACCAATCTTGATTCATCTCTCTTGAAAGAATTTTTGATAAGGGTTCCATTAACGTGATCTCGGCAAAGGATGTCTCTATTTTTGGGATGTTGAATTTTCCTCAAGCATGGAGTGTTATTAAGAAAGTAATAGTGTGTGCAATTATTgctaaaaaagtatataaaattttattataataagtaAATATAAGACATACAGTAAGATGGaacaaatttataaatatttttggaaGAGTTTCGTTAAATATATACTTTGCTCAACTTAGTTATCTATGGTGACTTGGGAAAGTTTCTTTGTCTAATGCATGACACTGATGAGTCTTATTCCGTATTACAGGAAAACTCAGGCATGAATGTATATGCTACTTTAATTCATATTCTCGTagagtattaaaaatatatgtatatattattccAAAGAAGAGAGAGATGCATAATGGGTTCAGCATAGGAGCATTATTGGGACCTAGAAAGTGATGGGAAGGTCCTACATAGGTACATGTCTTCTAAATTCAACGGCTACAATGCAAGCgtgataatttttaaataatcgattaatttcttttaataataataaaataataataataaaggttcccgtcaaaacataaaataaaacaaaggtAGTTCGATCGTGATCTCTCTGGTTCTCTCCATTGGATATGTGACAAGATTACAAGAAGCTCAGTCACGAAATTACAAATTCTAGGGATATGCATTGGGGACGGGAGAAAGCTCGTTTAACCTTATCTTCTAACGAAAAtagttgaaaaaattattttaaatcaacttaaaattattttattttatatttattaattatttctaaaataaatacataatattaaatataataagtatataattttaaatattatatacataaaattataaatattaaaataaataaaataattttaaattattatttttctaatattattcatcttttaattcgtTGCCTCTCTCATTCACGGTTAGTTTGTTGAATATGCAGCTTCATATTAATACATTATGATAAGAGGGATGTTAGGGGTCagtaatttttgttatttaatttgtagtcatcaaataatcattaaaatagttttaatggtgtgaaattggtgtaagATTTCATTCAATGGTTCACTTTTTTTTACTGGTTACATgttggccagaatttaacaaagttgctatccccctagacttttctttatgatatatatataaaggaaaagTCTAAGGGCCaacaacttttgtgttttctggcgagcacttaaccatcaaaataaaagtgagtgatttctcaccattagatataatctcacactattaaaaacattattaatgaccaattgatagttataaaataccAAAATTACTGGCACCTAGCATTCCTCGTATATAAATATACATGTTGTATGGTAACAAAGAATTGACATATCTCAAAAAATGAACAGTTAGAGATTGCgttgttaattaattatattttattagaagCCGCATAGATCTTTtgtgaaaattaaacaaaaattaaattgaatatttatttaaaaataaaaaattcacttgtaataattttaactaaaaccCTTATTACAACACTTGTTAGCcaaaacaataataattttaatacttttgaaaattaagtaagcTAACTTCGTTAAATCTTGGAGTAGTATACTAATTCTCCAAAAAATTATTTACTAAACTTATAGGCTCCTAGTATTTCTGCAAATTCATCATATTTTGGTATGCATCTATCTATATTAGTAAAATACATGAACTACtaataataatgacaaaaaaaaaatcaaatcacaTCATTATATTACTCTGAATTACAACATTCTACGCGTGTGTACATGAACATGCAATATTCATATCAATAATACTAAAGacacaataataatttaaaattattttatttaatttaatatttataattttatatattattttaaaaataattaataaatataaaataaaataattttaaattgatttggATTGCTTTATCGTTTTTCAAATATTTTGGTAGTTATATACACAGAAAAGTTCACATCACAAGCGAAAGTGAAATAAAATACAAagacacatgcatacactaatgAATTTGATGAATTACTGAGAGTGGATTATTATTCCAGAAATTGGATGCGTGTTTATTATAATCGAGATAGATATTTTCAGGCTCTCATGACAACAAATCAACAAGCAATAATATCTATAGCAGATGGCACAAAAAAATCTAGCTAGCCAGGTCAAATAATTTATCATTTCGGTGCGTGAAGCATTCCAAATGCTTCGATATGATGTACAAATTATAATATGCTCGTATCATGGGTTGACACAAAATCAGCTTTCTGCGGTGGTGCTGACACCAAAACCAAAatcaacagaaaagaaaaagatcgaACGCTAACTGTAGTGGAGAGATGTGACTGTAGAGTTAAAtcttaaaataatttctgaagtTTAATTATGAAAtgcattaattttgtctttgatttaCTAATTTCGTTTTTGACTTATTAATTAtagcaaagaagaagaaaaataatgatggtgaacaaataaaagaaaaagaagaaaatgatgaAATGTTATTGTAATTAGGGTTAAAAAGAGGAATAAAAGACTAAAttaaatcaaaaaaaattttaatcgtTACTCACTTTAGCGTGATATGTCACTGATATATTATTATCAGCAACAATAAAATtggctaaaaataaaataagagaccAACTAAGTATATTCTTTTTAGTTTCaaagacataaaaaatataattgataaatcaagaacgaaattgatatatttggtaaattttaaaaactatttgagATTTAACTCAAATTTGACATacgtataattaataaataaagaaatcattAAATTTTCCGTAATTTATCTATACTACCTCTCATCtatcaatatatatatttgtcttttaagattaaattttttgtcCAACAACACTTACATATATTTTAGCATTTTAATATAGTactaatcaaattatttttattttattttggtttgaatttccATCTGCCACAAATACTATAAGGaaataataacataaataatCGGTACGGTagggagaaaaaaaaatcatctatCTCAAATATGCTTCCTAGAAAAAGACAAGGGGAGAATGTCCCTACATAATAAAGAGATAGAGACGAAATTATTGAAGATTAAAAGATTAAGAGATAAAAAGCAAAAATGGAGAAAAAGCTTACGACACCACTAATTAAAAACTAGCACATATATGTAGCCATGTTGTGCCTAATACGTTGCATGTTtccttctttcatttttttaagtCAAATCCTTTCTAAGGGTTTCCACCATATGAATGCGTTATAATCTAGTATCTTCACTTGGACGATAATCAAGGCTTTAAATAACTAGAAACAATGATAAATCTTGATGTGGCCTTTCGGTTATCAATAGAGCCAATGAAGCATCAGCAatattttaaataaggaaaagtatGAGTAACCAATGCTATTAttatacaatgtatacaatggggtttaattgaaattaaaattaaattttggatACCAGGagtttaattgaaattaatacTGAATTATAATCATTAATTATGAAGATTTGTTAGTTTGAATGGTTCAAAAAATTAGGATTCAGTAAAACCAAAACACAAACCATGACCTATTCTCTATGAACGGCGTCGCCGACACAACCAACAACGCAACCCCTCTCACCGACGTTACTATCTCTTTTTCTCACTGGCTCGTGTTCACCGGAAGTCGCTCCCGGAGACGTTGAGGTCCTCATTGGTGAACGCCCTTCTCCTAGCGTGTGGCTCCTTCTAGCGACACCGCATCATAAGGTGAGAATGGTTCCATTGAAACCACCGGAAGAAGCTCCCGAACATTTTGTTGCTGACGGTCAGCAGCCTAATAAGGTGAGAATGGTTCGATGAATTGTTCACCATGGATGCTTATTTATATAAGAGTTAGATGTTTATAAATTGCTACTTGCAAACTTAAAGTGAACATCCAAAATACTATTAAAGTGACCATCCAACATACTGTTAAAGTAACCATCCAACAAATATCAACCCATTTTTAACAATGATCAGCTAGAATACGTCACGTTTCATACACATGTTCTTTGAGGTTCCGGTGATCTATACGTTGACGAGCAGGTGGGGGTTTCTTCCGATAGTAGGAGATGAAAGTGCCCACGCGAGAAGAAGTCGGCTGCTGCACATTTCGTGGATGACGGCTCCTTGAGGGCGTTCCCGATGGCCGGCGTCGCGCCCAGCTGCTCCGTTGAAGAGACGGCAGGATGATCAGGACTTAGACGGCGCCGTTATTGATACCAATTGTGAGGATTGATGAGTTGATGGGTGACCTTCCTTTGTTGCAACAGGGATTGTGTGTGATCAAGGATCGAGAGGGTTTGGGTTTTGTCACGTTACTGCAATGTTCAAAAATAGCAAGGGTTTGGGTGTGGGGGGAGGGAAAACGGCAAAACAAAGGGGTTGATTGATTTGGGGAAAAACTGTGAATATAAGAAATTAGGTGGTATGTTAAAATAAACAGCTAAAATATGATTAGGGTTATTAATTGATTAATTCTTTCTATTAATATTAATTGGGCCTAATAAACAGCtcattgtatacattgtatacatatctcattgtctccctagcggtgctcaataaataaatatataaataaaaaacaataatgagTAATGCATAAAAATGGCAAAAATCTATCCTTAGGAATTAATCATGACGACGGAACTAACAGGAATTCACAAAATTTTCACAAGGACCGAACccattcgaaaataaataaaaacggaGGTGGTACCCGTTTTCACGGGGATTTgcaaaatatacccaaaaaaaaaataaataaatatttttatataaataggaTTGAAAAATGAGTAAAATAGAATATGATTTAACATTTACTCAATTCTATTCTATTTGTGGGCTAATAATCTCTCAACTCTAACTCCATTCGCACTCTAAAATTTTacacaaatcaatttttcaatcaaacataaagtTTAATCATTTCGTAGTTTATAAACAtactaataaaatagaaaatacaaaattaagtccatattaaaattaaaaagcaacaaaattataataaatatttttttaaactaaataaaaagagaatgtgaATTTAATTTCATCAACTTCATTACATATATATGTGTAATAatgtttaattataaattataatatatcatGGGTACGAGTTGATTTAGGCCTAAATCCGTACCCGACCCTACTCATAGTTCAACCCACTTCGCTCTCAACTCGTCCCGCTGTGAATCGAGTTATCAACTCTATCCGAATCGGTTGATTGGATTGGATATCTGCAAATAGAGTTAGTATTGCCAATCTTATATATAAGTGTATGTTTAGTgacttttatcttctttttttatatgttttattaAGAAACAAATTAacgatatatataatatttaaatttataataactaATTACTCATTATAAGATTGGAGTACTATCACCGAATTATGATCGACCACTAAAaattgttatattattttattggaagtatttttttattttagtttgttttaatttGTATGTTAAAAATTGTGTGTAGAttaattatgttaaatttgtgtTTAGATTGAATTCATTGAATTGTattgaattttattataattgtgttagtttttttttttaatttaaaactgaATATCTATCATATTCGTGGATATGAGAatccatgacaaaaaaaaaaaaacaaacaaaatatttactaaaagaaaataaaaaataaaagagaacctTCGTCCCATATAACTCCATTGCCATTTCTAGTAATACTTTTTCACTCTTCTCCCctcctccaaaaaaaaaaaaaagttgcaaGGATTTATATACAACTCATGATAATTTAGTAACCCTACTTTAACTTTGACAAATACTATAATCAACCATTATGCACAAGGAATATACgcattttaaaaacaaaaaggaatatagaaattgcaatgaataatagattaatttgaatcaatatattatttaaattgaaaTCGTTATAATAAAATCTAAGAATATTTTCCACAATGCTTTATCCGTTTATCGTGCTTGAAAATAagttcaataaataaaaaatttcgtgGAAATCTCTGGTTGGGCATAATAGAACTCAAGCATTAATTACAAGAAGCTTGCGATGGACAAATGGCCATTATCATGAGTCAATGAAGTAAATGGGCTGCCTAGAAAAAATCAATTCAAGACTCAAATTTCAAGACTCAGATTGGGTTTCTCGTTTTACCCATGGCCGaatgcaaaaataattaaaagtaggTTTGTTGTTTTACCATATATGATACCGTATAAAACTATTTCCAGTGGGAACTAATTTCAGTCTCTATTTATGGTCCActtgtcataaaaaataatttcacattagattttatatcataatcaataaataaaaattcaaaagatttcTCTCATTTCCATTAAAAAGAACTAACTTTAATCCCTATTATAATCCcacctaattaattaattaagtaattaaaattaatataattattattttttataataatattatttaaatttataaatttaaagtaatttaatattataaaatattaaaataaataacttaaat
This window harbors:
- the LOC112776444 gene encoding CBL-interacting serine/threonine-protein kinase 4, which translates into the protein MEPPLQSQQQLSPPQTSPRSTTILGKYQLTRLLGRGSFAKVYQALTLSDGSTVAVKIIDKSKTVDAAMEPRIVREIAAMRRLHDHPNILKIHEVMATRTKIHLVVEFAAGGELFAKILRRGPLPEQAARRYFQQLVSALRFCHRNGVAHRDLKPQNLLLDAAGNLKVSDFGLSALPEQLNNGLLQTACGTPAYTAPEILRRRGNSAGYDGSKADAWSCGLVLYNLLAGSLPFNDSNIPEMCRKISRRDYRFPEWISKPARFVIYRLLDPNPETRMSVEALYQNSWFKKYLKPEPEESVFGSDPYYESSCKGINNKGMNAFDIISLSSGLDLRGLFETTSFGNRREKRFTSDAKAEVVEAKVKEIGGVLGFRVEVGKNGAIGLRKGKVVLVVEVLEIVEGELLMVDVRVVEGGFEFEELHWRDLKDGLQDVVLSWHSESPLLPQSP